In a single window of the Photobacterium profundum SS9 genome:
- the yciH gene encoding stress response translation initiation inhibitor YciH encodes MNDNSRLVFSTETGRIPEEKVKPQRPTGDGIVRIQRQTKGRKGKGVCIVTGLDMEDAQLKLLAAKLKKVCGCGGSVKDGTIEIQGDKREVIKAALEKEGHTVKLAGG; translated from the coding sequence ATGAATGATAACAGCCGTTTAGTCTTCTCGACCGAGACAGGTCGCATTCCAGAAGAAAAAGTCAAACCTCAACGTCCAACTGGTGACGGTATTGTCCGTATCCAGCGCCAAACTAAAGGCCGTAAAGGTAAGGGTGTTTGTATTGTGACTGGTCTTGATATGGAAGATGCACAACTAAAATTGCTGGCAGCTAAACTTAAAAAAGTATGTGGTTGTGGTGGCTCTGTAAAAGACGGTACCATTGAGATTCAAGGTGATAAGCGTGAAGTGATTAAAGCAGCGCTAGAAAAAGAAGGACACACCGTTAAACTTGCCGGCGGCTAA
- a CDS encoding ATP-dependent zinc protease — translation MKKVLLSALILFSTASPFVMAGSKVSSDKSIVGQVETIKIHELGMDYKARIDTGAATTSINAYDIKVTGEDSNSDDMRDHLGSMVEFKTKNEDGKEATYKGKIIKVSKIRNAQGVERRYAVIMDLGWNGQHKAVAVNLRNRSKLDYKLLIGRNWLEGNYLVDVEKSDDDD, via the coding sequence GTGAAGAAAGTTCTTTTATCAGCCTTGATTCTATTTTCAACTGCTTCACCTTTTGTAATGGCAGGCAGTAAAGTGTCTAGTGATAAATCTATCGTAGGTCAAGTGGAAACGATTAAAATTCATGAGCTTGGGATGGATTATAAAGCACGAATTGATACGGGTGCTGCCACCACATCGATAAATGCTTATGATATTAAAGTGACCGGTGAAGATAGCAACAGTGATGACATGCGCGATCACCTTGGTAGCATGGTTGAATTTAAAACCAAAAATGAAGATGGTAAAGAAGCGACATATAAAGGGAAAATTATAAAGGTAAGCAAAATTCGTAATGCGCAAGGTGTTGAACGCCGTTATGCCGTTATTATGGATTTAGGGTGGAATGGTCAACATAAAGCCGTTGCGGTTAACTTACGTAATCGCAGTAAGCTTGATTACAAGCTTCTTATCGGTCGTAATTGGCTTGAGGGAAACTACTTAGTTGATGTGGAAAAGTCAGATGACGACGATTAA
- a CDS encoding DUF3319 domain-containing protein, whose translation MKKRLFHRSYIIENSTGAPDGWKTLINGHPVSGQLSLLKKSVDWWCDMKAFLPPNSFEGINSRQKESVAQQSEDYRGFKLINDSGKPNEWYVILRGQLLKGPAVKIKKHLDMVIIKLNAQK comes from the coding sequence ATCGTAGCTATATCATAGAAAATAGCACTGGGGCACCTGATGGTTGGAAGACATTGATTAATGGTCATCCCGTATCAGGACAATTATCGTTACTTAAAAAAAGTGTCGATTGGTGGTGTGATATGAAAGCATTTTTACCACCAAACAGTTTTGAAGGTATTAACTCTCGTCAGAAAGAATCAGTAGCCCAGCAATCTGAAGATTACAGAGGTTTTAAGCTAATCAATGATAGTGGTAAGCCCAATGAATGGTATGTAATTTTACGTGGCCAGCTATTGAAAGGTCCAGCCGTTAAGATCAAGAAGCACCTCGATATGGTAATAATCAAACTCAATGCACAAAAGTAA
- a CDS encoding HAD family hydrolase, which yields MIRNVIFDFGAVLFEWKPTKIVQTYTDSVFEQEMLLNEVLYHPDWVALDRGTMLMAEVIPKFAARTGFPEARMEDFFEHIQNSLEKISLTESIFYKVLDQGYSLYYLTNMSNAFFDTLNERHPFISFFKGGLVSGNELVIKPEAEIFELLQARFELDASESLFIDDNEENINTARSLGFKTIHFNQSSDCYKQIKSTLNIN from the coding sequence ATGATTCGTAACGTGATTTTTGATTTCGGTGCTGTTCTATTTGAATGGAAACCGACCAAAATTGTTCAAACTTACACTGATTCAGTCTTTGAACAAGAGATGCTATTAAATGAAGTACTCTATCATCCTGATTGGGTAGCTCTTGATCGCGGTACAATGCTTATGGCTGAAGTTATTCCTAAATTTGCTGCGCGCACTGGATTTCCTGAAGCTAGAATGGAGGACTTTTTTGAACATATTCAAAACAGTCTTGAAAAAATCAGCTTAACGGAATCTATTTTTTACAAAGTGTTAGATCAAGGTTACTCATTATACTACCTAACCAACATGAGTAATGCTTTCTTTGATACGCTCAATGAACGTCACCCTTTTATTTCCTTTTTTAAAGGAGGTCTAGTGTCAGGTAACGAGTTAGTCATTAAACCAGAAGCTGAAATTTTTGAGTTATTACAAGCACGCTTTGAATTGGATGCCTCTGAGTCACTTTTTATTGATGATAATGAAGAAAACATCAATACCGCTCGCTCTTTAGGTTTTAAAACGATACATTTTAATCAGTCCAGTGATTGTTATAAACAAATCAAAAGTACACTCAACATAAATTGA
- a CDS encoding phage protein, with the protein MLHESFVKLFWRTFDDIGQGAAWFHVKPITVQRWLDGRSDVNPMAEKLLIIRNRGYLPDDTRWQGFRIDEDYATIITPEGRRFSPKELESWALRFDEYHTLKRLYELDYIPVRSHVVTPLPFRGGRRLEKPTCETVAKDKKKMYRRKAK; encoded by the coding sequence ATGCTGCATGAGTCATTCGTAAAACTTTTTTGGCGAACTTTTGATGATATTGGACAAGGAGCCGCTTGGTTTCATGTAAAACCGATCACGGTTCAACGTTGGTTAGATGGTCGCAGCGATGTAAATCCTATGGCTGAAAAGCTGCTGATTATTCGTAATCGAGGCTATCTGCCAGATGATACTCGTTGGCAAGGTTTCCGAATCGATGAAGATTACGCAACCATCATTACACCTGAAGGACGACGTTTCAGCCCTAAAGAATTGGAATCTTGGGCGTTACGCTTCGATGAATATCACACACTTAAACGTCTGTACGAACTAGATTACATTCCGGTACGTTCTCATGTTGTTACGCCGTTGCCATTTCGTGGTGGTCGTCGTTTAGAGAAACCAACCTGTGAAACTGTAGCTAAGGACAAAAAGAAAATGTATCGAAGAAAAGCTAAGTAA